Within the Pengzhenrongella sicca genome, the region CGGGCAGGGCCTGGCGTACTCCGGCTGCCTGAGCAACACGCTCAAGTTCTTCCCGGACCGCCGCGGCCAGGCCGCCGGCCTGATCACGGGCGGGATGGGGATGGCCGCCGTCGTCGCCGCCCCCGTCGCGAGCTGGCTGATCCGCGAGCACGGGATCGGCACGGCGTTCGTCGCGATGGGCTCCGTGTACGCGGTCGTCGTCGTGATCGGCTCCCTGTTCGTCCGGGTCGCCCCGGTCGGCTACGCCCCGGCCGGCTGGACGCCGCCCACGGGCGCCGGGCCCGCCGTCGCCGTCCCCTTCACCGGCATGCTGCGCACGTCGACGTTCTACTTCATCCTCGTGCTGCTCGCGCTCGGCGCGTTCTCCGGCCTCATGATCGCCGCGAACGCCTCGGGCATCGGCCAGGGCATGTTCGGCCTGACCGCCGCGACCGCGGCGCTGTTCGTCAGCGCCTACGCCGCCTCGAACATGCTCGGCCGCGTCGTGTGGGGCGCGGTGTCCGACCGCATCGGGTACCTCAACGCGCTCAAGCTGATCTACGCCGTCGTCGCCGCCTCGATGCTGGTGCTGGTGACGGTCTCCTCCGTCGCGGGCTTCGCCGTCGGCATCGTCGGGCTCGGCCTGTGCTTCGGCGGCGTCATGGGCGTCTTCCCGGCGCTGGTGATGAAGAGCTTCGGGCCCCGGTTCCAGGGGATCAACTACGGCATCGTGTTCTCGGCGTACGCCGTCACGGCCTACTTCGCCCCGAGCTTCGCAGCGCGGATCGGCGCGGCGCACGACGGCGACTTCACGACGGCGTTCGTCATCGCGATCGGGCTGGCGCTCGCGGGCCTCGTGGTCGCGTTCGTGTTCACCGCGGTGCAGCGCGCGCAGGTCGCCGCGCAGGCGGCCCAGGCGGCGGACGGCCAGGCGCCGGTGGTGGCCGGGACGCGTGCCTGACGTCGACATCAGCCCGGCGCGCGCCGTTGCGCTGCTCGCGCGGCGCGCGCCGGGCACGGCGTCGATCGTGTGCGCCGACCGGACCCTGAGCGCGGCGCAGGTGCACGCCGGCGTGACGCGGATGGCCGGCGTCCTCGCGGGCGTCGGCGTCCGCGCGGGGGACCGGGTGGCGTACCTCGGGCGCAACAGCCCGAGCGCGCTCGTCCTGCTGCTCGCCTGCGCGCACCTCGGCGCGGTCTACGTGCCGGTGAACTTCCGGCTGGCCCCGCGCGAGATCGGCTACGTGCTCCGGCACAGCGGGGCGCGCACCGTGCTGGTCGAGCCCGAGCTCGCCGCCGCCTGCGAGCCGCTCGACCGGGGCGGCCCGCCGCGGCGCTGGCTGCTCGCGGACGATGCCGCGACCGGCGCCCCGGCCGCGCCGCGCGCGGGGTGGTTGCGTCCGATCGACGTCGCCGTCGACGTCGGCGTGGACGTGCCGGGGGTCCGCCGGACGTTCGACGACCTGGCCGTGCTCATGTACACCTCGGGCACCACCGGCCGGCCCAAGGGCGTGATGCTCACGCACGGCAACCTGTGGTGGTCGGGCGTGAACATGGACGAGGTGCTCGACACCCGGCGCGACGACGTCAACCTCGCCGTGGCGCCGATGTTCCACATCGGCGGCCTGAACGCGTTCGCGCTGCGCACGCTCGTGCGGGGCGGGACCGTCGTCGTGCGCCGTACGTTCGACGCCGAGCGCACCCTGGCCGACCTGGCGGGCGGCCGCATCACGACCGTCTTCGGGGTGCCCACGATGTTCGCGGCCGTTGCCCGCTGCGAGGGCTTCGCGGTCGCGGACCTGTCCGGGGTCCGGGTCGCGCTCATCGCCGGGTCCGCGGTGCCGCCGTCGCTCATCCACGCCTTCGCCGAGCGCGGCCTGCCGCTGCAGCAGTCGTGGGGGATGACGGAGACCTCGCCCGGGTGCACCTTCGTGCCGCGCGAGCTCGCGCTCGCGAAGGCCGGCTCGGCCGGGCTCCCGCTGCCGGACACCGAGCTCCGGCTCGTCGACCCCGCCACCGGGACCACCGTCGCGGCCGCGGGCGCGACCGGCGAGCTGTTCGTCCGCGGCCCGAACGTGACGCCCGGCTACTGGAACGATCCCGACGCGACCCGCGCGGCCCTCACGACGGACGGCTGGCTGCGCTCGGGCGACCTCGCCCAGTTCGACGACGACGGGTGGATCTCGATCGTTGGCCGGCGCAGCACGATGATCAACACCGGCGGCGAGAACGTGTACCCGGCCGAGGTCGAGCGCGCCCTGACGCATCTGCCGGGGATCACCGGGGTCGCCGTCGTCGGTGTCCCGGACCCCGCGTGGGGCGAGAGCGTGCTGGCGGTGCTGGAGTGCCCTGCGGGGACGACGCCGCCGCTCGCCGACGTCCGGGCCTTCGCCGCGCTCGGGCTGGCCCGGTACAAGCTGCCGTCGCAGGTGCTCGGTATGTGCCGGCTGCCGCGCACCGAGTCCGGCAAGGTCGACCAGGTCGCGCTGCGCTCGCTCGCGGCGGCCGCCGCGGCCGGTGCCGCGACCGCAGCCGCCGACACCGGCGTCGCCGTCGTCGCCGCGGGCTAGCCGGTCCGGCCCCAGTTCCGGATCGTCTCGCGCACCCAGAACAGGGTGATCAGCGCGATCTGCCACCACTCGGCCACGGCGACGTGGTAGCCCTCGACCAGCAGGTAAGCGAGCCCGAGGACGACCGGCCCGCCGACGACCATGAGGACCGAGATCAGGCCTCGCGGGCGCTCTCGGTCGCGTTCGTCGTCCTGATCGTCTTCCGCATCGTGCAGGGCACCGAGTTCGCCTGGGTGCACTACGCCGTGACGTTTCGTCGAGACCCGGATCCCGTTCACCATCTCCGCGCGCACCAGCGGGTCGGAGATGCCCCGCAGGGTCTCGTCCAGGTTGGTCGGCACGAACGCGACGAACAGCGCCTAGAAGCCGGCCAGGTTCAGCGCGTCGTCCTCGAGCGGGCGACCGCGGTAGGCGATCAGGCACACCGCGATGCCGACCAGCGCGCCGACGAACACATCCCGCAACGGCCCCACAGGTAGTTCGCACTGATGGAGCCCTCGAAGGTGCCGACGAGTGCCCTGGCCGGAATCGTCGCGCCCGGCGCCCGGCGCCGGCCGCGTCCAGGACAGCCGGGTCATGTGGACAGGACCGCGGGGACCGTGCTCTAATGTCCACCAGCGGATTGAATCGATTCAAGGGAGAATCTCGATGGGCGCCGACCTCAGCGCGCAGCACGATGGCGCCCCGTGGACCGTCACCTCCGCGAGCACCTCCCTGGACGCCTCGGCAGCCGCACGCCGATGCTTCCTGCTCCAGATCCGGCCCGAGCTGCTGGCCGAGTACGTCGCGGACCACCAGCGCGTGTGGCCCGAGATGCTTGAGGCCCTGTCCCGCACCGGCTGGCGCAACTACTCGCTCTTCCTGCGAGCCGACGACGGCCTCGTCGTCGGCTACTTCGAGTCCGCCGACCCCGACGCCGCGTTGGGCGGCATGGAGCTCGAGGACGTCAACCGGCGGTGGCAGGACTCGATGGCGCGGTACTTCGTGCCGGGCACGTCGCTGCAGCAGCTGGAGCAGTACTTCTACCGGCCCTAGGCCGACACCGACCGCACGACCCGCTAGACCCCCACGACTGCACGACCCGCACGACCGCCCGACCCGCACGTCCCTACCGGACGAGTTTTCCTCGCCATTGGCGCCGAAGGAGATCAGGACATGAGCACGACAACATCTGGGGAGATCCGCCCCGAAGCCGCCGTCGGCAAACGCGACCCGAAGCGGGCCGCGATGAGCGGCTGGATCGGCAGTGCGCTCGAGTACTACGACTTCGCGCTGTACTCGCAGGCCGCCGCGCTCGTCTTCCCCGCCGTCTTCTTCCCGTCGGGCAACCCGACGGTCGCGATCATCGCCTCGCTCGCGACCTACGCCGTCGGCTACGTCTCCCGCCCGATCGGCGCGATCGTCCTCGGCGCGTGGGGGGACCGGCACGGCCGCAAGAACGTCCTCACCTTCGCGATGCTGCTGATGGGGTCCGCGACCTTCCTGGTCGGCCTGCTGCCGACCTACGGCAAGGTCGGCGTGCTCGCGCCGATCCTGCTGGTGATGCTGCGCCTGGTCCAGGGCTTCGCCGTCGCCGGCGAGCTCGGCGGTGCCAGCGCGATGATCGTCGAGCACTCGCCCGACGCCCGGCGCGGCTTCTTCGCGAGCTTCAGCCTGCAGGGCACGCAGTTCGGCTCGATCCTCGCCACCGGCCTCATGCTCCCGCTGGCCGCGATCCTCAGCGACGAGCAGTTCCAGTCCTGGGGCTGGCGCATCCCGTTCCTGCTCAGCGCTTTCGTCATCCTGGCCGGGTACGTCATCCGCAAGCGCGTCGAGGAGCCCCCGGTCTTCCTCGCGCAGTCCGACGAGGTCAAGGCCAAGCGCCGGTTCCCGATCGTCGAGCTCGTGCACACCCACCTGTGGGTCCTCGTTCGCTGCATCCTCATGACCCTCACGAACGTGATCGGCATGGCGACCCTCGTCTTCGGCGTCGCTTACGCCACGCAGGACGGGTACGGCATCGGCTTCAGCACGAGCGACTTCCTCTGGGTCACGCTCGTGGGCAACGTCGTCGCCGTGATGACCATCCCGATGTTCGGCGCGCTCTCCGACCGGATCGGCCGGCGCAGCCTCATGATGACCGGCGGCATCGGCGGCGGCCTGCTCGCGGGCGGCTACCTGTGGGCGATCGACCAGGGCAGCCTGCCGCTCGTGTTCGCGTTCGTCGTCGTCATCCAGGGCGTGTTCTTCCAGATGTGGAACTCGACCTTCGCGACCTTCTACCAGGAGCAGTTCCCGATGCGCATCCGGGTCACGGGCTTCGCGGTGTCGCAGAACGTCGGCCTGATGATCGCGGCCTTCTTCCCGAGCATCTTCACGGCGATCGCCCCTCCCGGGACGACAAACGTGCCGCTCGTGATCGGCTCCCTGACCTTCGGCATCGCCCTCGTCGCGGTCGTGTGCACGTACCTCTCGGCCGAGACCAAGGGCACCTCGCTCGAGGACCTCGAGCGGGTCCGGTCGTGACGATCCCGAAGCAGTGGCCGGTCAAGCACAGCCCGCTGCTGCGGGCGCCGGAGCGGTTCATCTCCCGCGACGCGATCGACGAGCTGGTCCACCGCCTGACCGACAACCTGGTCGCCATCACTGACGAGACGGGGGAGTTCCTCCTGCGGCTCGACGACGGCCGGGTCATCGACACCAAGGGCTGGTCGGGCTGGGAGTGGACCCACGGCATCGGCCTGTACGGGATCTGGCAGTACTACGACCAGACCGGCGACGCCGCGATGCGGGACATCGTCGACTCCTGGTTCACCGCGCGGCTGGCCGAGGGCACCACCAAGAACGTCAACACGATGGCGCCGTTCCTGACCCTGGCCTACCGGTACGAGGAGTCGGGCGACCGGTCGCTGCTGCCGTGGCTCGACTCCTGGGCCGAGTGGGCGATGCGCGCGATGCCGCGCACGCCGCACGGCGGCATGCAGCACCTCACGCTGGCCGAGGAGAACCACCACCAGCTGTGGGACGACACCCTGATGATGACGGTGCTGCCCCTGGCCAAGATCGGCCTGCTGCTCGACCGGCCGGACTACGTCCGGGAGGCGACGTTCCAGTTCCTCACCCACGTCGCCTACCTGATGGACCGCGAGACGGGGCTGTGGTTCCACGGCTGGTCGTTCGAGGGCAACCACAACTTCGCCAAGGCCCGCTGGGCCCGCGGGAACTCGTGGCTGACCATGGTCATCCCCGACTTCCTCGAGCTCGTGGACCTGCCGAAGCACGACCCGGTGCGCCGGTTCCTCATCGAGGTCCTGGACGCCCACGTCGCGGCCCTCGCCGCGCTGCAGGCCGACACCGGGTTGTGGCACACGCTCCTGGACGACCCGCAGTCGTACTGCGAGGCGTCCGCGACGGCGGGGTTCGCCTACGGGATCCTCAAGGCCGTCCGCAAGGGCTACCTCGACCCGGCGTACGCCCCGGTGGCCGAGAAGGCGGTCCAGGGGATCGTCGCGAACATCTCCGCCGACGGCGAGCTGCAGCAGGTCTCGTTCGGCACCGGGATGGGGCCGGACCTGGACTTCTACCGGGCGATCCCCCGCACCTCGATGCCCTACGGGCAGGCGATGGCGATTCTGTGCCTCGCGGAGTACCGGCGCACGTACTACTGAGCCCGACGACGCCGCGCCCGGCAGCTGGCGCGACCACCGAACCGATTGAAGGAGCACCCATGAGACTCGTCAGCGTTGACCTCGACGGCGACGAACGGCCCGGCGCCGTCGTGGCCGGACCCGACGGCGTCGACCGGGTGCTGGACCTGGTCGCGGTCACGGGCGTCGCGACGCTCGCCGAGCTCCTGGCCGACGACGTCGCGCTCGCCGCCGCGCGGACCGCGGCCGGGCGGGCCGACGTCGGCGACCTGCCGCCGCTGGCCGACGTGCAGCTCGCGCCGCCGGTGCGCCCGGCGATCATCCTGTGCCTGGGCTACAACTACCTGGGCCACACCGAGGCCGGGCTCGGGCAGGAGCCGTACCCGAACGTCTTCATCAAGACGCCGAACGTGATCGGCGCCCCGGGCGCCCCGGTCGTGATGCCCCGCGCCGCGACGGAGGTGGACTACGAGGGCGAGATCGCCGTCGTCATCGGTACGACCGCGAAGAACGTCGACGAGGCCGACGCGATGGCGCACGTCGCGGGGTACACGCTGTTCAACGACGTGTCCGACCGCGGCTGGCAGAACCGCGCGAGCCAGTGGGCGCTCGGCAAGAGCATCGACGGCTTCGGCCCGCTCGGCCCGTGGATCGTCACGGCCGACGAGGTGCCGGACCTCGCGGGCCGGCAGATGGAGGTCGAGCGCGAGGGCGTCGTGACCGTGCGGGCCAGCACCGACGCGATGGTCTACGGCGTCGCGTTCCTCGTGCACTACCTCTCCCAGATCATCACGCTGCGCCCCGGCGACCTCATCTCGACCGGCACCCCGGCCCGGGCGCCGGAGGTCCAGGCGCTGCACCTGCCGCTCACCCACGGGGAGACCGTGACGGTCCGGGTGACCGGGCTCGGCGAGCTCACGACCACGTTCGTCTCGGCGGAGCGCCTCTGACGCACCCCGCCCAGCGCGCCTCGCGCGCACCCCGCACCTCGATCGAAGGAGCACCACCCGCATGACTGCCACCGACACCACCGCCCGAGGCGGCGCCAGCGCGGACGCCCGCGCCGACGTCGTCGCCGCGCTGCGCGCCCAGACGATCGAGGTGCCCTCGTGGGCCTTCGGCAACTCGGGGACCCGCTTCAAGGTCTTCCCGCACGCCGGGGTGCCGCGCGACCCGTACGAGAAGCTCGCCGACGCCGGCCAGGTCAACCTCTACACGGGGATCGCGCCGCGGGTGTCGCTGCACATCCCGTGGGACAAGGTCGAGGACTACGACGACCTCGCGCGGCACGCGAAGGAGCAGGGCGTCTCGATCGGGGCCATCAACTCCAACCTCTTCCAGGACGACGACTACATGCTCGGCTCGCTGACGCACGCGTCGCCGCGCATCCGGGCCAAGGCCGTCGCCCACCACCTCGAGTGCATCGAGATCATGCGCGCGACCGGGTCCCGCGACCTGAAGATCTGGCTGCCGGACGGCACGAACTACCCCGGCCAGGACTCCATCAGCGGCCGGCAGGACCGCCTCGCGGAGAGCCTCGCCGAGATCTACGCGGCCCTCGGCGCCGACCAGCGCCTGATCCTCGAGTACAAGTTCTTCGAGCCGTACACCTACACGATGGACATCCCCGACTGGGGCACGTCCCTGCTGCACTGCCTGGCGCTGGGGGAGCGCGCGATGGTCGTGCTCGACACCGGCCACCACGCCCCGAACACCAACATCGAGTTCATCGTCGCGCAGCTGCTGCGCGCCGGGCGGCTCGGGGCCTTCGACTTCAACTCCCGGTTCTACGCCGACGACGACATGATGGTCGGGGCGGCGGACCCGTTCCAGCTGTTCCGGATCATGTACGAGATCACCTCGAACGGGGCCCTCGCGGCCGACTCCGGCGTCAGCTTCATGCTCGACCAGAACCACAACATCGAGCCCAAGATCCAGGGCCAGATCCGGTCGATCATGAACATCCAGGAGGCCACCGCCAAGGCGCTCCTCGTCGACGCCGAGGCCCTGCTGGCCGCCCAGCTCGCGGGCGACGTGCTCGGCGCGAACTCGCTGTTCATGGACGCCTACAACACGGACGTGCGCCCGCTGCTCGCGGACATCCGCGCCGCGCAGGGCCTCGCGCCCGACCCGATCGCGGCCTTCACCGCGAGCGGCTACGTGGCGAAGGTCGCCGCCGAGCGCGTGGGCGGCACCCAGGCCGGCTGGGGCGCGTGAGCCGATGACCCGCGTGACGCGCGTCGTCGCGATCGACCTGGGCGCCTCGAGCGGGCGCGTGGTGTCGGTGCGCGTCGGGCCCGGCCTCCTGGAGGCCGTCGAGGAGCACCGTTTTCCGAACGAGCCCGTGATCGTGGCCGGCACGCTGCACTGGGACGTCCTGCGCCTGCTGCGCGGCATCGAGCACGGACTGCGCCTGGCGCGCCGCCACGGGCCCGTCGACGCGATCGCGATCGACTCCTGGGCCGTCGACTACGGCCTGCTCGACGCCGACGGCCGCCTGCTCGGCAACCCGGTGCACTACCGCGACGACCGCACGCTCGGGGTGCTCGCGCAGCTCGGCACCGAGCTCGACGCGGCGGCGGTGTACCGGACGACGGGGCTGCAGGAGCAGCGCTTCAACACCCTCGGCCAGCTCGCCGCGGCCCGCGGCTCGGCCCAGCTCGCCGCGGCGCGGCGGCTGCTGATGATCCCCGACCTGCTGGCCTACTGGCTCACGGGCGTGGAGTCGGCCGAGGTGACCAACGCGTCGACGACGCAGCTGTTCGACGCGACCCGCCGGGCGTGGGACCCCGCGCTCATCGCGCACCTGGGCCTGCCGCCGGACCTGTTCCCCGTCGCCGTCGAGCCGGGCACGGTCATCGGCCCGGTGCTGGCCGACGTCGCGGCGCGGGTCGGGCTCGACGCCGGTACCCCGGTCGTCGCCGTCGGGTCGCACGACACGGCGTCGGCGGTCGTCGGGGTGCCTGCCCGCGGCTCCGACTTCGCCTACATCTCGTGCGGCACGTGGTCGCTCGTGGGCCTCGAGCTCGACGCGCCCGTGCTGACGGCGGCGAGCCGCGCGGCGAACGCCACCAACGAGCTCGGGGTCGACGGGACCGTGCGGTACCTGCGCAACACCATGGGCTTGTGGATGCTGCAGGAGTGCCAGCGGCACTGGGCGTCGGGCGGCGGCGAGGTCGCGGGCGACGGCGAGGTCGCGGGCGACGGCGAGCCCGCGGGCGACGGCGAGCCCGTGGGGCTGGACGAGCTCCTGCGCCGCGCCGCGGCCGAGCCCATCGCGACGTGGCTCGTCGACGCCGACGACGAGCGCTTCCTCGCCCCCGGCGACATGCCCGCGCGTATCGCGCGGTGCGCCGGCGAGCACGGGCCGACGCCGCAGACCCCCGCGCAGGTGGTCCGCTGCATCCTCGACAGCCTCGCGCTCGCCTACCGGCGCTCGATCGCGCTCCTGGCCGAGCTGTCGGGCCGCGAAGTACGCGTCGTGCACGTCGTCGGCGGCGGCTCGCAGAACGCGCTCCTGTGCCAGCTCACCGCCGACGCGTGCGAGCTCCCCGTCGTCGCCGGACCGACCGAGGCGGCCGCCCTCGGCAACGCGCTCGTTCAAGCCCGCGCGCTCGGCGCCGTCGTCGGCGGCCTGCCCGAGCTGCGGGGGCTGCTGGCCGCGACCCAGCCCCTGCGCACCCACCTGCCCGGCGGCGACCCGCACGTGTGGGCCGACGCGGCCGACCGGCTCCGCGGCGCGCTCCGCGCGAGCCCCTGACGCCCGCGCCCACCCCCTCATCCACATCGCACCACCACTCGGAAAAGAGAAACTGACATGAGCAGAGCAAGCACGCAGCTGCGCGAGGAGATCCTGTACTGGTGCCTGGAGTCGGTGCGCACCGGGCTGAACTTCAACACCCAGGGCAACATCTCCGTCCGGCTGCCCGAGCACGAGGCCATCGTCATCACGCCCTCCGGGGTGCGCTACGACGTGCTCACGCCCGACGAGATGGTGGTCATCGGCTACGACGGCGTCGTCGTCGAGGGCGACCTGTTCCCGTCCACGGAGACAGACGTGCACCTGGCGCACTACCGGGCCCGGCCCGACGTCAACGCGATCGTGCACACCGAGTCGCCGTACGTGAACGTGTTCGGCGCCGTAGGCAAGACCATCGATCCCGTGCTGCTCAACATGGTCCTGTACGCCAAGGGCCCGGTGCCGATCATGCCGTTCGAGTTCTCGACCAACGCCGAGTTCGGCGCGCGCAGCGCCGCGACGATGGGCGCCGACGTCAACGCCGTCGTGTGGGGCAACCACGGCCTGCTGTCGGTCGGCGCCGACCTCGCCGGCGCGTTCAAGGTCGCGGTCGCCGTGGAGGCGAACGCGCAGGTCCTGGCCGGCGCGATGGCCATCGGGACGCCGAACATCCTGCGCCTGGCCGACATCGTGATCCCCGACGGCGCCCGTCTGCCCTGACGCCAGCGGACCACCAGTGCCCGGGCCACGAGCGCCCGGGGTGCGGCCGGACCGCATCCCGGGCGCGGTGTGAAACGATCCCCTCGTGACTGTCGTCCCCGGTTCGCGCCGCGCCTCCATCAGCGACGTCGCGAAGCGGGCGCACGTCGCGGTCGGCACGGTCTCGAACGTGCTCAACCGCCCCGAGGTGGTCGCGCCTGCCACCCGCGAGCGGGTGCGCGCGGCGATCGACGACCTCTCCTTCGTGCCCAACGGCACTGCGCGCCGGCTGCGCGTCGGCACCATCACGACCGTCGGCGCCCTGCTGCTGGACATCGCCAACCCGTTCTTCACCGAGGTCGCGCGCGGCATCGAGGACCGCCTCGCGCTCGACGACCACACCCTGATGCTGGCCAGCACCGACGACGACCCGGAGCGGGAGTCCCGGTACGTGCGGCTGTTCGAGGAGCACGGCGTCGTCGGCCTCCTCGTCGTGGCCACCACGCCCGACGTCACGCACCTGCTCGCGGCGATGGCGCGCGGGATGCGCGTGGTCCTGATGGACTCCGCGTCGCCGACCCCGGCCATCGCGTCGGTCTCGGTCGACGACGAGGCCGGCGGCGCGATGGCGGCCGGGCACCTGCTCTCGCTCGGGCACGATCGCCTCACCTTCCTCAACGGTCCGCACGCCGTCCGGCAGTGCCGGGACCGGTCCGCGGGGGTGCGCCGCGCCGTCGCGGCGGCCGGCCTCGACCCCGACATCGCGCTGCGCGAGGTCGAGCTGCCGACGCTCAACGCCGCGGGCGGCGACGCCGCGATCCGCCACCTGCTCGACGGCGTCGACGGCGCACCCCCGTCCGCCGTCATGTGCGTCAACGACCTCGTCGCGATCGGGGTCCAGCGCGCGCTGCGCCACACCGGCGGCGCGGACTTCCTGCACCGGATCGCGCTCGTCGGCTACGACGACATCGACGTCGCGAGCGAGCTCGCCACGCCGCTGACCTCCGTGCGCCGGCCGAAGCACGAGCTCGGCTACCGCGCGGCCGACCTGCTGCTGGCGGGCGGCGACGCCGGCGTCGTGCCCGAGCAGGTCGTCTTCCAGCCCGAGCTGGTGGTCCGCGAGTCGAGCCTCGCGGCCGGCTGACCGGCGTCGGCGCTGGTGCTCATGCGGTGAAGGTGCCGGGCCGCGGCTGGATCCAGGGGTCGACGGCGTAGGCCTCGTCCCAGGGGAAGCGCCCGCCGAGGTCGTCGTAGGTCAGCTGCAGCACAGCGACCGACGCCTGCGGCGGCCGCTGGTAGTGCGAGTTCGCGGTGAAGACGATCTCGCCGGGGTTTGGCGACTCCTCGACGACGACGCGGTGGCCCCACGCGTCGAAGGTCAGCAGCTCCCCGACGACGAGCTGGCGGCCCCCGCGCACCCGTTTCGCCACGTCGTTGAGTAGCGACATCGCCGTGTCCGGGTCGAGCCCGACCGCCAGGAGCTCGGGATGGCCGATGCCGAACAGCCCGACGGTGTACGCGATCGAGGTCTGCTCGAGCTGAGGATCGCCGAACACGTACGAGATGTGCACGCCGTGCACGCGGATCTGGTCGGCGACCAGCTGCGCGTGCTGGTCGAGCCAGGCGGTCATCTGGGGGTCGCTGTCCTGGTGCGCCACGGCCGCCTCCTCGACGTTGGAGACGCGACCGTACGGCCCGAGGCCCCGCTCCCGCTGCGGCCCTCCACAGACCCGGTCGTCCACAGCGGGCGACGGTGGGGCGTCAGCGGCCCGGCCCGAAGCCCTCGACCGTGAGCTCGATCAGAGGGCTATGCGCGAGCATGACGTCGACGTCGGTGCGGTCCCACGTCGCCGCGGCGGACTCGATCAGGGGGCGGCGCTCGGCCGGGTCGCTGACCACCCGCGCGCTCGCGGGCACGTCGGCGACGGCGGTGCGCTTGAGGTGCACGATGACCTGGGGGTCGGCGTCGACGTTGTAGATCCATGCCCGCGTGTGGCCGGGGTACGGCGTGCCCGAGATGAACAGCCGGCCGTCCACGCTGTGCAGGAAGATCTCGATCCGGCGCGGCTCGCCGGTGCGCCGCCCGGTGGTCGTCAGGTCGATGATCTGGCTGTGCGCGAGCGCGGCGCGAGTGGCCTCGTCCATGGTGGTCGCTCCTGATCGTGGGGCACGGCCCGCGGCTGACTGGTTCCTTCGTCGGCAGTCTGAACCCGTGACCGCCC harbors:
- a CDS encoding L-rhamnose mutarotase, with protein sequence MGADLSAQHDGAPWTVTSASTSLDASAAARRCFLLQIRPELLAEYVADHQRVWPEMLEALSRTGWRNYSLFLRADDGLVVGYFESADPDAALGGMELEDVNRRWQDSMARYFVPGTSLQQLEQYFYRP
- a CDS encoding fumarylacetoacetate hydrolase family protein, whose translation is MRLVSVDLDGDERPGAVVAGPDGVDRVLDLVAVTGVATLAELLADDVALAAARTAAGRADVGDLPPLADVQLAPPVRPAIILCLGYNYLGHTEAGLGQEPYPNVFIKTPNVIGAPGAPVVMPRAATEVDYEGEIAVVIGTTAKNVDEADAMAHVAGYTLFNDVSDRGWQNRASQWALGKSIDGFGPLGPWIVTADEVPDLAGRQMEVEREGVVTVRASTDAMVYGVAFLVHYLSQIITLRPGDLISTGTPARAPEVQALHLPLTHGETVTVRVTGLGELTTTFVSAERL
- the bglB gene encoding beta-galactosidase BglB; amino-acid sequence: MTIPKQWPVKHSPLLRAPERFISRDAIDELVHRLTDNLVAITDETGEFLLRLDDGRVIDTKGWSGWEWTHGIGLYGIWQYYDQTGDAAMRDIVDSWFTARLAEGTTKNVNTMAPFLTLAYRYEESGDRSLLPWLDSWAEWAMRAMPRTPHGGMQHLTLAEENHHQLWDDTLMMTVLPLAKIGLLLDRPDYVREATFQFLTHVAYLMDRETGLWFHGWSFEGNHNFAKARWARGNSWLTMVIPDFLELVDLPKHDPVRRFLIEVLDAHVAALAALQADTGLWHTLLDDPQSYCEASATAGFAYGILKAVRKGYLDPAYAPVAEKAVQGIVANISADGELQQVSFGTGMGPDLDFYRAIPRTSMPYGQAMAILCLAEYRRTYY
- a CDS encoding AMP-binding protein — translated: MPDVDISPARAVALLARRAPGTASIVCADRTLSAAQVHAGVTRMAGVLAGVGVRAGDRVAYLGRNSPSALVLLLACAHLGAVYVPVNFRLAPREIGYVLRHSGARTVLVEPELAAACEPLDRGGPPRRWLLADDAATGAPAAPRAGWLRPIDVAVDVGVDVPGVRRTFDDLAVLMYTSGTTGRPKGVMLTHGNLWWSGVNMDEVLDTRRDDVNLAVAPMFHIGGLNAFALRTLVRGGTVVVRRTFDAERTLADLAGGRITTVFGVPTMFAAVARCEGFAVADLSGVRVALIAGSAVPPSLIHAFAERGLPLQQSWGMTETSPGCTFVPRELALAKAGSAGLPLPDTELRLVDPATGTTVAAAGATGELFVRGPNVTPGYWNDPDATRAALTTDGWLRSGDLAQFDDDGWISIVGRRSTMINTGGENVYPAEVERALTHLPGITGVAVVGVPDPAWGESVLAVLECPAGTTPPLADVRAFAALGLARYKLPSQVLGMCRLPRTESGKVDQVALRSLAAAAAAGAATAAADTGVAVVAAG
- the rhaI gene encoding L-rhamnose isomerase, whose translation is MTATDTTARGGASADARADVVAALRAQTIEVPSWAFGNSGTRFKVFPHAGVPRDPYEKLADAGQVNLYTGIAPRVSLHIPWDKVEDYDDLARHAKEQGVSIGAINSNLFQDDDYMLGSLTHASPRIRAKAVAHHLECIEIMRATGSRDLKIWLPDGTNYPGQDSISGRQDRLAESLAEIYAALGADQRLILEYKFFEPYTYTMDIPDWGTSLLHCLALGERAMVVLDTGHHAPNTNIEFIVAQLLRAGRLGAFDFNSRFYADDDMMVGAADPFQLFRIMYEITSNGALAADSGVSFMLDQNHNIEPKIQGQIRSIMNIQEATAKALLVDAEALLAAQLAGDVLGANSLFMDAYNTDVRPLLADIRAAQGLAPDPIAAFTASGYVAKVAAERVGGTQAGWGA
- a CDS encoding MFS transporter, with product MSTTTSGEIRPEAAVGKRDPKRAAMSGWIGSALEYYDFALYSQAAALVFPAVFFPSGNPTVAIIASLATYAVGYVSRPIGAIVLGAWGDRHGRKNVLTFAMLLMGSATFLVGLLPTYGKVGVLAPILLVMLRLVQGFAVAGELGGASAMIVEHSPDARRGFFASFSLQGTQFGSILATGLMLPLAAILSDEQFQSWGWRIPFLLSAFVILAGYVIRKRVEEPPVFLAQSDEVKAKRRFPIVELVHTHLWVLVRCILMTLTNVIGMATLVFGVAYATQDGYGIGFSTSDFLWVTLVGNVVAVMTIPMFGALSDRIGRRSLMMTGGIGGGLLAGGYLWAIDQGSLPLVFAFVVVIQGVFFQMWNSTFATFYQEQFPMRIRVTGFAVSQNVGLMIAAFFPSIFTAIAPPGTTNVPLVIGSLTFGIALVAVVCTYLSAETKGTSLEDLERVRS
- a CDS encoding L-lactate MFS transporter, whose protein sequence is MATTAAPTINRWAVLWGSVAILMCTGAIYAFSVFAGPLAAEHGWTMPAVMLAFGINGAISPIPMILGGYIVDRGGARYSILAGGLLFAAGFILAGLATTTTQLYLTYGIVAGIGQGLAYSGCLSNTLKFFPDRRGQAAGLITGGMGMAAVVAAPVASWLIREHGIGTAFVAMGSVYAVVVVIGSLFVRVAPVGYAPAGWTPPTGAGPAVAVPFTGMLRTSTFYFILVLLALGAFSGLMIAANASGIGQGMFGLTAATAALFVSAYAASNMLGRVVWGAVSDRIGYLNALKLIYAVVAASMLVLVTVSSVAGFAVGIVGLGLCFGGVMGVFPALVMKSFGPRFQGINYGIVFSAYAVTAYFAPSFAARIGAAHDGDFTTAFVIAIGLALAGLVVAFVFTAVQRAQVAAQAAQAADGQAPVVAGTRA